The Fusobacterium pseudoperiodonticum DNA window AACTAGAGCAGCATCTGCTTGTAATTCGTCATCAAATCTGAATGAAACTTTTCTTTCTCTTAAAATACGTCCAGCTTCAATTACTCTATCAACACATTCATGTTTAGCAGAACCCTTTGTTGAGAATGTTAATAATGCAACTCTAGGATTTATTCCAGCTATTTTAACAGCTGTTTCTGCTGCTGAAGTAGCTATATCAGCTAATTGTTCTGATGTTGGGAATGGGATAACAGAACAGTCTCCAAATACTAAAATGCTTCCAAATAAATCTTTGAATTGAGATAATTCCATAATGAAAACAGATGAAACTGTTTTAACTCCAGGTTGAGTACCAATAACTTGTATAGCAGCTCTTAAAACATTAGCAGTTGGTGATGCAGAACCAGATACCATTCCATCAGCATCTCCCATTTTAATAAGCATAGCTCCAAAGAAGTTAGGATCATTTAATAAAATCTTCTTAGCTTCTTCAGGAGTCATTCCTTTTTTAGCTCTTAATTCTACTAATTTATTAACATAGTCGTTCATTCTTTCAAAATTATAAGGGTCTACAATTTTTGCTCCACTTAATGAAACTTCATATGCTTTTGCACTGTTCAT harbors:
- the pta gene encoding phosphate acetyltransferase, with protein sequence MSFLGQVRKKALQANRRIVLPETSDERVIRAASLILKEGLAQVVLVGNQEAIMNSAKAYEVSLSGAKIVDPYNFERMNDYVNKLVELRAKKGMTPEEAKKILLNDPNFFGAMLIKMGDADGMVSGSASPTANVLRAAIQVIGTQPGVKTVSSVFIMELSQFKDLFGSILVFGDCSVIPFPTSEQLADIATSAAETAVKIAGINPRVALLTFSTKGSAKHECVDRVIEAGRILRERKVSFRFDDELQADAALVKSVGEIKAPLSDVSGNANVLIFPTLSAGNIGYKLVQRLAGANAYGPIIQGLNAPVNDLSRGCSVEDIVVLTAITSAQACTEC